One Takifugu flavidus isolate HTHZ2018 chromosome 3, ASM371156v2, whole genome shotgun sequence genomic window, GTGTTTTGCTGGTTGGACAAAACCGCCATTCTTAATTAACGCCGACCAAAGATTGGACATTTTTTCGGAGGGTGGGAGGTTTTCAGGAATGATTAGCTCGGTAATTAACGGGCCACTCACAAAAGAAACGGACAAATTACGGCGCCGGTTTGAAATGTCAGGATAACCAATTATTGAATAAAATTGGCCATTAAGTAGTTCCTTCTGGCCACAGGTGATGAAACCACCTGAAATAATGGGGAAGTGGGCAGGATGGGTTTTTAGACACGTTCGCGGGAGGAAATATTAGATTAGCTGGAAATGGAAGACGCCTCCGGGAGCAAATTCCGGCGAGTAGATTTCTCCCGCGTCCACACTTCAAATTAATGATCACCGGCTTTTTGTGACGGATACGCTACACGCGCGGCGACATTTGATACGGCTCTCGGAGTGAGGGAAACGTGTCGTTACCTTTTATGTTGGCGGCTATGCTATCATTTTCCCTAAAGTCACACTTTTACAAACGCGTAGCCCGATAGCTTCGGCTACTTGTGTCACTTTGGCTGCTGCATTAGCAGGAAATCGTCGCTAGCTCGCTGGATGGTGGGTAGATATCAACTACAGTCGGACAAAAAGCTACGGGGATGTGCGGCCGGGAGATTGACAGCGAGCTTTAGCGAAAATGCTACTTGAGTGAGTGGCAGGTACCTCGCTGACAGAGCCTGGCGGGGCCGCGGCgagcgagggggggggtgtttttctCTGAGCTGAGGCAACTCTCAACAAGAGGCTCACCGGAGAGAACGAGATGCCCTTTCTGTGTGCGCTGAAGGATGGACGGAGGAggggcagagaaggagggaaggagggaaagaacAGGGAGAGGGGAGAACTTTTCAAGACGTTTTGACAGGGCAGAGCCCGCtctgtgtcggggggggggggcatttgaaGTCTCCTACCGGCAACTGGAGGGATGCGGGAGTCAGGATAGATACATCTCGGGGCCTgcctggtttttttttctttcattaaatctttcttttccccccaccacactcccctctctctctctctctctctctctctctctctctctctcaaccgTTGACAGCTAGCGCCGTCTCGCCGCGCGggcgtcttcttcttctgcaggaacGGAGGgactgtgcacacaaacacgctcaaGCAGGTAAACATGGGCGCAGGCCAGACAGACGCGCAAACACGGCCGTTGGCCACCGATGCCAACAAAAACACCGGGCAGCCGCTGGATTAGCATTACAGCGCGCTAATAGCACAGCCACGGCGCTACGCTCTGTGAGTTGAAGGCCACAGATGCAGAAGGAGTGATTCATTcttgttaccccccccccaccttacAGCAGTGTCCAATAATGCAGCCAGTGTTGGTCTGGcacggaaggggggggggttgagggggGTCTAAGAGGAGGGGAATTAGCAGCTCATTGTGACAAACCTCCCTCTCAAGTGTCAGATTTTCAAGGCTTTTCGACGATGGTGTTGACACTGGAAATGATCACAATGAGCGCGGGCCTGCGCTCCAGGGCCACCCTCCTCATCCTGTTagcagggggggtggggggcagggggtggggatggggggggctcTGAATGGACACTTTCAGAGATCTCCTTTTGAAGTCCGAGGGGGGCTTTTGAAGAGCAGCGTGTCCTCTGTCACTGGTGTCGGCGATTAAGTTGTGACGGGGTGGAAAGAATGCCGGCCGGGGTGACTAATACCCACGACGGATATGCCCCCCCACTTGTCACGATGGGTCAGATAACGGGGCCAGTCAGCTCTTCTGAAGCCAGCTAATTACAACAATTAATGAGTAATGACGGGAAAAAGACGTTTCTGAAGGATATTTAAAGACCGACTGAAGACAGAAGGAGACGAGGACTAAAGGCGGCAGTTAGAAGTCAACATTTATCCTTTTTAAAGTCCCGGTTTGACTCGAGCAACTCCAACTCTTCCTCCTTTGAGTCTTTCCCCTCGTTCCCCTTTGGCTCGGAGCCGTTTTGTTTGATTTCAGCCACGTTCTCGCCCCGTTTGACCTCTGTTCCACCATCTGGAGCGACCCCATGCTGTATTACGAGGTTGTGACACCAGCGGACAGCCAGAGGGGCCATTAGCTCTGCTGCTAATTAAGCTAGAAATTCCTACATCTGGAATCTCACGTAATCCACATGGCTGCTGCTAGCGCTAATCAATCTGTGCGTACGCGCCAATAAATTGATCTTCACTTGTATAATGTTAGCTTAAGGTTAAGTTCTTGTTGAACCATGTATGCTAACGGTGCTGCTTATCGTGTCTGTGTCTGGTTAATTCATGGGTTTCCGTCCTGGACGCACGTGCGGTCAGAGAAATCTCAACTAGCGCTCCGACGCTCCGGAATGACACGTGGATACGTACAGGAAGCGAGATAAAGGAAACGCTGATACACGCTGTAGATGTTGGAGGTCAGGTAGCGTCCGCACGCATCAGGACGTGTTGGCGGGACGTTGATAAGAGTGGGCGCCTTTTCTGCGCTCTCCGATAGCCGCGATAGGGAAGCGCGCCGTAAACCTTGTCAGCATACTGCTTCGGTTTCATGCTGAGCGATCCAGGCGGCCTCTTTccaaacagaggaaaagaggattTGGGAGACAGGATTCAGTAGAAGTAGAGCAGAAAGgtgcttttgtgtttaaaatttgGAGGTTTTTCTCAATTCATAGAGGAAGGATTCAGTTTGAAAGCCATATTTTAGCTAAATGCTAGCTAATTTGAATCAACATAAGCCACGAGTTAGCTGAAGTTAGCCAGCTTTGCATAAAAATGTGTCATAATTATCGCCTGTGAAGGAAAGTTTGGAGTTTAAATGCAGATTAGCGAGTTCGTCCCTGCTGGAATTCAGGCGTAATTAAAAGagttttacttttaaaacaAAGTCAAGAGAATTTTTAACATAACGAACACTTCTCACACTTACGCCGGGCTGAGGATTGTGGGCCAAATATAACACTTTACTCTTTCTCACATTACTTTGAGATATTCACACGTCCAACGTTGCGACGCTCCGCTGAGACGAGGTCTCCGAGGGAAGCGCTAATACGCAACGCTCGAGAAAGTGCAACATACGGCTAAACAGTACATTACAAACGCTCGTATCAGTGCTAACAATGTGCAACATGTACCCTTTCCTGGCAcatgcagcctttttttttttcaagagcACCTTTAGCAACAAGTTGAtaacattcacacattttccctccaaatTCTATGAACAAAAGCAGCCGtgcagctaatgctagcatcCCCCCATTGTTGGCTAACCACCACCCCTCTTCTGCTGATGCCCTCTGGGGCATGATAGCACTTCCTGACTTGTGACAGTAGCAGGCTAATGGTAGCATTGgtaattttcctctcctccttcgcTGTTGTGTCCATAAAGGGGCGTGGCTACTGTGACCTGCGTTGGTGAATTTGCTACTGGGCAGAACCGCGCCGCCTTCCCTCTCTAATTGTTCTGAAGCGCAGGTTGTCATGTGAACACTTCACTATTGGACCACTTTGTGATAAATATAGATGGTGTTTTGTTGCCGTGGGCAACACACTCAGCTTCTTCTCGTCTTAATGTTGCCAAAGAATGCTTTTCTGCTAACATGTGCTATTTTAATTCGtgtaaaaataaagtgattATTACAGGGTTAAGGGTGATTAACAAGAGTGGCTGAGAAAGGCCCCCGCGGCTAATCTAAGAGTCGCTACGTCAATGAGTTAGCATGGCAAAATGAGCAACATTAGTGATAAATGTCAGAAAATTAGACAAACAATCGAAGTTTGATCCAGTTAGAGAAAATTGAATTTaatatttttctgtctttcattaAATGCTAGGTAAGAACCAGGGCCTAGCTAATATTAGCATTTTACATCGATTACTAACAGTTATGCTAGTCATTGTAATTGTGGACCTCTCTTAACGTGAACAGCGGTACCAATCACGTCTCAAGCTAGCACCTCTGTGTCCCCCGTTCATGGTTTAACGTATTTCTTTTACGTCAATTTTAGCAACACTTTTCCCTAACAGGAAGTTGCCTGATTGATGGGTTTTATgactaattaaaaaaagaaaaataactaataaaaagaaataaatggctTGATTACACTTCACTCATTTCAACACtaacagataaaaacaaaagcttCTCTTTCATCCTCAAAGGAAAATATTCCGAAAATGACGTTAATAAATAAAGAGGCCACATTAACGCATGAAtctgctccgctgcagctctgaATGGAACTGGGCGACAGGGGGCGCTAGTGGGTCAGGATAGAACCACTGCTGGAATTCAGACCGCAGAAGCtccgctctctctcgctctcgctctctccccctttctctccatctctccccctctctctccctccctctctccccctctctctccctccctctctctccctccctccctccctctttctcccttccccttccccttcctccctctctcccctccctccctctctccccctctctccccctctctctttcccttcctccctctctccccctttctctccatctctccctctccccctttctctccatctctccctctctctctctccctctccccctctctctctctcccttcctccatctctccctctctctccctctccccctctctcccctccctcccctctccccctctctcccctccctccctccctctctctccctctctctccctctctctccttcattaCAATCGTTCATTATATCATTTCAgacctgctgctgtgtctctTTATTTAAACTAAAAAGTGCGTCCATCTTGGTGTGACGGGGCGCGTCGCGGGCGCACATCGTGAGGAATTCGTGCGTGACTCCACAGACACTTGTTTGATCCGCTGTGGGGCGCGCACACCAGGCGCACCGGCCGATGAGGAACCATGGTTCCGATGTGTTGGgagggttttggggggggggggggggggcaatttgGTGCGGATGCATGCGGCATCGCATCGGCTCCTTGGGAacggtcaccccccccccctccccgcgcCGCCGGCGGCCACAGGATCACCGCGGGGCAGCCGGAGCGCAAGCACACAGACGTGCGCGCGCGCAACCCCGCGTCATAGGCGTGAACCTGCTTGCTGTGGAAAAGTTCGCCGCAACTCACGCACCACGAAACGCAACAATTACAGCCGCGAAGGCGGAAGCGCGGGACTGAGCTTCTGTTGGACACAAACCTGTGCAGAAATATTCGCTCCTGccgacccccccaacacacacacacacacacacacacacacacacacacacacacacacacacacacacttttccctCTAAAATATTGTGGTCAAACTGTCAAGACCGAAGATCGACGCTGTTTACGAGTCTGCTGGGgtggcgagagagagagagagagggagagagagagagggagagagggagagagagatattgagagagggggagagagagagggagagagagagagggagagagggggtaaCACTGCAATATCATTTGTGAATCCCTCTCACAGTGCTGCAGATCGAGGCTGCCAACACACGCGGCGCGTCTGCAGGTGCGGGGAGAGCGCGCGCAGGAGCCACCGAGGAATTCAGCCAGAAACGGATTTAAAGGCGTTTTTGGTTTTCCCTCCCCGACTGATTTTGTTTCAGCCTTTTTCAATCATCCCGAGTGACACACaggagctgagagagagagagagagagagagagagagagagacagagagacacagagagagaaagagagagagagagagagagagagagagagagagagaggagagagagagagagagagagaaactatgtgatctgctggctgctggagccAGAGTCGGCAGCCGGACTCCCAGATCAGACCTGCAGGCTCCGCGCACTCGACGCCCGCCCTGTGATGAGTTTTGGACGTAGGTTGGATGAGAGGAATACCGCAGCAGACTGAGGGAAGGAGTAATTCCGAATTGTGAGTTCCAGGACGCGGACGCGGATGCGCCGTCTGGCTTTTACGCGCGCGCCGTTGGAAGGTTTTGCCGCACCGCCCAGAGCGCATCTCCGCTCCGCGCTTTGACATTTCTTTTGGCGAAGTCGGCTGAATAAAGAGGGGCAGAACCCCGCCGCGCCATCGCGGACGTGCGTGTGGACTTGCTGCTTCTTCTGTGCAGCCGGCGCGATGGAGGAAGTGGTCCGGAGGAGGAAGTCTTAACGCGTGCCGCAGCGGTGGGCTCAgattaaaaaccaaaaccccaaattaaaacacatttcttccCCACTCGCTCGATTTTTTTTTGGACTTTCCGCCCCCCATTCAACTCTGTGGACATTTTTCTAAAGGAGAACAATGAGGACTACTGATGCAGTGGACTATCTGTTCTGCTCCGTGCTCGTCTTGCAGCTGGTCCATCAGCCCGCCGCCAAGCAGGTGCTCCGGTACCGTCTGGCCGAGGAGGGACCCGCCGACGTCCGGGTCGGGAACGTGGCCGTCGATCTGGGCATCGTCGCTGTGTCCGGGGAGGTGACATTCACGCTGGAGTCCGGCTCGGATTTTTTGAAAATAGACAACATCACAGGTGAGCTGAGCACCAACGACAGGCGCATCGACcgggagaagctgcagcagtgcCAGATGATCTTCGACGAGAACGAGTGCTTCATAGACTTCGAGGTGTCGGTTATTGGGCCGGCGCAGAGCTGGGTCGACCTCTTTGAGGGGAAAGTGATCATCTtagacatcaacgacaacacCCCGTCTTTCCCTTCGCCTGTCCTCACACTGTCCGTGGAGGAAAACAGACCCATTGGAACTCTGTACCTGCTGCCCACGGCCACCGACAGAGACTTTGGCAGGAACGGAATAGAGCGCTACGAGCTCATCCAAGACGGCGGGGAGAACTCCAGGCGCCTGGGCTCACCCGGGGATTCGTACTCGGGGAAGAGGAGGTTCGAGGAGGGGGCGAGCAGGAGCAGCGTCTTCGAGCTGCAAGTTGCTGACACCACAGATGGAGAGAAGCAGCCTCAGCTCATCATCAAAGGGGCCCTGGACAGGGAGCAGAGGGACTCTTACGAGCTGACGCTTCGAGTCAGGGATGGCGGAGACCCTCCTCGCTCCTCCCAGGCAATTCTGCGAGTGATGATCACTGACGTCAACGACAACAGCCCCCGCTTCGAGAAGAGCGTCTACGAGGCCGACCTCCCGGAGAACAGCTCGCCCGGGTCGCCCATCCTGCAGCTGAAAGCCACGGACGCGGACGTGGGGGTGAACGGACAGATCGAGTACGTGTTCGGGGCGGCCACGGAGTCCGtcaggaggctgctgaggctggacGAGAGCACGGGCTGGCTGAGCGTTCTGCACCGCATCGACCGCGAGGAGGTGAGCCAGCTGCGGTTCACGGTCATGGCACGTGACCGGGGCCAGCCGCCCAAAATGGACAAGGCCACCGTGGTGTTGAACATCAAGGACGAGAACGACAACGTGCCTGCCATCGAGATACGCAAGATCGGACGCATTTTCCTGAAAGACGGGACGGCCAACGTGGCTGAGGACGTGGTGGTGGACACGCCCATCGCGCTGGTCCAGGTGTCAGACCGCGACCAGGGGCAGAACGGGGTCGTGACCTGCACCGTGGTGGGGGACGTGCCCTTCCAGCTGAAACCGGCCAGTGAAATGGAGGGGGagcagaacaaaaagaaataCTTCCTCCACACGTCGGCCCCCCTGGACTACGAGGCCACGCAGGAATACAATGTCGTCATTGTGGCGGTGGACTCCGGCAGCCCCAGCCTAGCCAGCAACAACTCCCTCCTCGTCAAGGTGGGCGACACCAACGACAACCCACCCATCTTCAGCCAGAATGTGGTGGAGGTGTCCTTCCCGGAAAACAACGGCCCCGGCGAGAGGGTGACGACGGTCACCGCCGTCGACGCCGACAGCGGAAAGAACGCTGAAATAGCGTACTCCCTGGACTCCGCCGTTAACGGGATTTTCTCCATTGACGCGGACACCGGGGACATTCGAGTGAACACGATCCTGGACAGAGAGCACACAGAGCGCTACGAGTTCAAAGTTATCGCCAAAGACAAAGGCGTCAACACCCTTCAGGGCTCGGCGACGGTGGTCGTCCTCGTGTCCGACAAGAATGACAACGAGCCAAAGTTCATGCAGGACGTGTTCACCTTTTACGTCAAGGAGAATCTGGAGCCAAACAGTCCGGTCGGCATGGTTACGGTCATCGATGCGGACAAAGGCCACAATGCGGAGATGAGTCTTTTcatcgaggaggaggaggaagtctTTTCAATTGAGAATGAGACCGGGACCATTttctccaccctctccttcGACAGGGAGCAAAAAACTACCTACACCTTCCGCGTCAAGGCCGTGGACGGAGGCGACCCCCCCAGATCCGCCACTGCCACGGTCTCGCTGTTCGTCATGGACGAAAACGACAACGCCCCCACGGTGACTTTCCCTAAGAACAGCTCCTacaccctcctccccccctctagCAACCTCAGAACTCTGGTCAGGAAGGTCATAGCCACCGACACAGACACCGGTATCAACGCGGACCTGAACTACAGCATTATCGGGGGAAACCCTTTCAAGCTGTTTGAAATTGACGGGGGCACCGGGGTCATTCTGCTGATGGGGAAGCTGGAACCGAGGCACTACGGCCTCCACAGACTGGTGGTGCAGGTGAACGACAGTGGCCAGCCTTCGCAGAGCACCACCACCTTCGTCCACGTGTATGTGAACGAGACTCTGTCCAACTCCACAGTGGTGGAGGCTCAGGTGGCCAAGAGCATGAGCACGTCCCTCAACACCAACATTGCCGGCGACCCCAACTCGGACCTGAACAAACAGAGGCTGAGCATCGCCATCGGAGTGATTTCGGGCATCATGACggtcatcctcatcatcctggtCGTCGTCATGGCCCGCTACTGCCGGCCCAAGAACAAGAACGGCTACGAGGCCGGGAAAAAGGACCACGAGGACTTTTTCACGCCCCAGCAACACGACAAgtccaaaaaacccaaaaaggataaaaagaagcagaagtcCAAACAACCGCTGTACAGCAGCATAGTCACCGTGGAGGCGTCGAAACCCAACGGGCAGCGCTACGACGGCGTCAGCGAGAAGTTGTCGGACAGTCCCGGCATGGGCCGCTACCGCTCGGTCAACGGAGGTCCCGGGAGCCCAGACCTGGCCCGGCACTACAAGTCCAGCTCGCCACTCCCCACCGTCCAACTCCACCCACAGTCCCCGACAGCTGGGAAAAAGCACCAGGCGGTTCAGGACCTGCCCCCTGCCAACACCTTCGTTGGCACCGGAGATAACATTTCCCTGGGATCGGACCACTGCTCCGAGTACAGCAGCCAGACCATCAACAAGTACAACAAACAGGTAAGGAGACATGGCTCCGtgtcccctccacccccccaacccccccaccccagtcacaccaccaccattctTAAATGTCCTCTTGTTTCTTTCTCTTAGTGTTTTGTCAGCCATAATGCCTTCCGACAGGGCTAGTCTCAGAAGTCGTCTTTGCCTTTACGGTGCTAATGTGCTTCAGGTTAGCGGTATTGATCTGTTTTGGTTGGGAGTGCCATTCACATGTAATATTTAAGAGGAAGGGGGTCACTACAGATTAGgggttttgtttaaaaaaaccaaaaaaaacccacttttgcTGCTGCATATGTGGAGGTAGCCTTTCCTGTCAGAGGTGACACGCGTGCTAACCTTGGCAAATGTGTGCCGGGCTACTGTCGACAGCTCACATCAGGGTCTGGTTTGCAGTTATTTCATCCCGGAGGGGATCAGGACCCTGCCCTGCCCTCCTCCCCAGACAAGGCCGCCTTGTCTCCCGCTGAAACGTCGGTGGAACAAAAACAGGAGAGGATAAGAGAAGACGGCAGCACAAACATGGCTTTGTCAGGCTCTGGGAGCCGGTTTTACAGTCTCGGCTTAAGTGGAAACATCTGGCTAGCAGGCCGTATTAGCATCCCGCCGCCGTTAATTGGGCGAGCAGTCAACGTAAGCATTTTTCCATCACCTGCCATATTGTGCCATGAGTTCATATGCGTCCTCATGTCAGAACATCTGGAGGTTTCTTTTGTCCACCTTTAACAACTGTCTGGTTGCTCTTTTTCAGTGCGgcagacaaacaaaaacagtcgATCCGTATCGAAGCGAGCTGATTTGTTCTTTACGCGAccattttatgtgttttttatgGCAGCCTAATGAATTATTGATCCCTCCTGTACTTGGCGTCAGCGTCATCCTTTCAGACTGACTCTCACCGATTTCCTCATTTGTTTCAATCCCCATCTTAACATCTGATGTCCGtatggcttcttttttttgtctttggaaTGGTCTGTTTTTCTGCCCTCCGGCACTCCTCTGGCGTATCCTTCCACCTATGTAAACGCACTCTTCTCGTTCTCTCCTTTACAGTCAGTCTGTTTACACGCGCCGTGCTAGCGGGGCTAAGGTTACAGCCCGGGTGGCTAACTGAGAAGCATGTTGTTCTACATGATTAGCTCCACACCTCGCCACATGTTTTGCTTTCAAAGCTTCTCTGTACATGTCGGGTGATGCccttttttggaggggggggggggggggggggggcagaggtttGGTAATAAatcccctgtctctcctccacctACTCTCAGATTGTCTCACTCCCCTCCTTTGCAGATTCTAATATGGTGTATTCGCCAAGCTGCTTCCCAGAGTGTGGGGAGTGCTGTTGCTTTCGGATGTCTCCTGCATAATTAAAGGGCACTCTATTCCCCTCCGCCGCTGCTGCAGTAGCTCGCATTGTCTGCCTCGTTGCCCCGCTTATATAATTATTTACACTCTGCATTTAATGTTCGGGGTTTTGATGAGGTGCACATTTGCTAGCATGTCGTGAGGAGCGAGGTGTTTGCCTGACACTTAAAGTGTGTGTCTGGTGCTCCCTGTTAGCTGATTGAATTGTCGAAAGTAGCGACGGCGTCTGGCTGAGCCGATGCTCACCGTTGATAAATTCCATTGAGGTGAATGGGGCTTAATCTAATGGCTACACAGGAGAGCTAATTGAAGAGGTGCGTGTGTTCATGCGCTCCAATTACGGCATTAAACAGCCACCTCTTCATTAGATTAAGTCACGGCACGGTCAcgcttctgtttttaaagggCTGCCGTGTCTAAAAACATCCCGGCCTTCATTTAACCGAAAGGCCATAAACACGCAAACTAGCGCGGAGTGCCTCAGGAATTGGAATAAGCAATAAGATTTTATAGTTTAGCGATCAAGAGATATTGAATTCCACttcaaaatgaaggaaaactgaCAACGACCTAAGTTCCACTAAGAGAAATTGGAGATTTTTAGTCACCGGTTGCTGCCTGTGGTTAAGATTTCCCGTTTTAGCGTCTGTGTCGGCTAATCTCTTAATGCTCATCTGTGGGAAGAGCTAGCAACAGGCACAAGAAAGGCAGCCCTGTTAGCGGTGGAGAGAATGGCCCGTACTGTTTCACAAGGGACTTGAGGTCgggtgaagagacagaaaaagagagcaggaggaagggcGGGCGGAGGAGAAGAGTGGGGACCATTGACTAATCCCTGAGGTATCGGGTTCCATCTCTGTCATCGTCTGCCTAATCTAGAAGTAACCGCGCTGGCAGCCGGCTCGGCCAGGTAACCAGGCAACTGAAGAGGTTTATCGTCGTGGTTGTTTTAGCCCGTCGGACATTTAAAGTGTCATTAAGTCGAGACACTTTTGAGACGGAGGGCACAAAGCAGCTGTCAAAGTCTTGAGCAGGCCTTGATTTGAGCTCCCGGTCGGTCCTTGTCGAGGCCCTCCCTTTGAAACGAGCTTACTTGCCATGAACACAACAATTATCGTCCCTCCTGGCGGTCGCTCCTGCCAGAAAACAATAGAAAGTGGCAAGAGACAGGGCGGCTTTGAAGTGCCGTTGAATTAGAACAAGCCATCAGCGATTGTTTTATCAGCGCACTTCAAAGCCCGCAGGTGGATCACCCTTAATGATCGCTGAGGCGCAGCAGCTTGCGTTGCGCAGCATTAGCCCTGAGGGCAGGCTAAAGTCGTGGCTCACACACCTCCGGCGGGTTACCCCGCCTCAGGGCCGATGCCGCGGCGCATCTGCCGGACACCCTCTACCCAGGCGACAGAGGCGACCTCCAGCTGCGCCCGCAATGGTGCGATTTGCCTTGTGCAAATCACGGCATGCAAATAGGGGTCGCCTGAGTGGCCTTTGTAGCCAAAAGAGAAGATGGGATGTCCCTACAGGCTGCAGGAAACCATCATGGAAATGGAGTCTTTTGCCTCTGGCCTCATTTGCTTGAACCTACAGAATGTAGCTGCCTAAACACCTCTGATTAGCCACACATGTGGGAGTGAAACCTGCTTTTACCCTCCTGCAGCTAAAAATCCTCCAATAACCTCAGTTCTCCATACAGTTCAAG contains:
- the pcdh7b gene encoding protocadherin-7b isoform X2, with protein sequence MRTTDAVDYLFCSVLVLQLVHQPAAKQVLRYRLAEEGPADVRVGNVAVDLGIVAVSGEVTFTLESGSDFLKIDNITGELSTNDRRIDREKLQQCQMIFDENECFIDFEVSVIGPAQSWVDLFEGKVIILDINDNTPSFPSPVLTLSVEENRPIGTLYLLPTATDRDFGRNGIERYELIQDGGENSRRLGSPGDSYSGKRRFEEGASRSSVFELQVADTTDGEKQPQLIIKGALDREQRDSYELTLRVRDGGDPPRSSQAILRVMITDVNDNSPRFEKSVYEADLPENSSPGSPILQLKATDADVGVNGQIEYVFGAATESVRRLLRLDESTGWLSVLHRIDREEVSQLRFTVMARDRGQPPKMDKATVVLNIKDENDNVPAIEIRKIGRIFLKDGTANVAEDVVVDTPIALVQVSDRDQGQNGVVTCTVVGDVPFQLKPASEMEGEQNKKKYFLHTSAPLDYEATQEYNVVIVAVDSGSPSLASNNSLLVKVGDTNDNPPIFSQNVVEVSFPENNGPGERVTTVTAVDADSGKNAEIAYSLDSAVNGIFSIDADTGDIRVNTILDREHTERYEFKVIAKDKGVNTLQGSATVVVLVSDKNDNEPKFMQDVFTFYVKENLEPNSPVGMVTVIDADKGHNAEMSLFIEEEEEVFSIENETGTIFSTLSFDREQKTTYTFRVKAVDGGDPPRSATATVSLFVMDENDNAPTVTFPKNSSYTLLPPSSNLRTLVRKVIATDTDTGINADLNYSIIGGNPFKLFEIDGGTGVILLMGKLEPRHYGLHRLVVQVNDSGQPSQSTTTFVHVYVNETLSNSTVVEAQVAKSMSTSLNTNIAGDPNSDLNKQRLSIAIGVISGIMTVILIILVVVMARYCRPKNKNGYEAGKKDHEDFFTPQQHDKSKKPKKDKKKQKSKQPLYSSIVTVEASKPNGQRYDGVSEKLSDSPGMGRYRSVNGGPGSPDLARHYKSSSPLPTVQLHPQSPTAGKKHQAVQDLPPANTFVGTGDNISLGSDHCSEYSSQTINKYNKQPFRRVTFSVVSQPQDPHQQGSLQSCYDSGLDESETPSSKSSSGPRLGALPLPEDSYERTTPDGSVDARPLPDVAMTGKCTRECDEYGHSDSCWMPVRTSPERRPSKSTTTPQQPKLSTFMSGSGSSSSSEHPGSQETLAVAAMANGDPAAAHMMGDRNRNLLNKKMASSSSSYEAFGSPSYSSPGSGEEVLGHPTEEIPLAPTGEYKPTSCGTLTRREVYL
- the pcdh7b gene encoding protocadherin-7b isoform X5, which gives rise to MRTTDAVDYLFCSVLVLQLVHQPAAKQVLRYRLAEEGPADVRVGNVAVDLGIVAVSGEVTFTLESGSDFLKIDNITGELSTNDRRIDREKLQQCQMIFDENECFIDFEVSVIGPAQSWVDLFEGKVIILDINDNTPSFPSPVLTLSVEENRPIGTLYLLPTATDRDFGRNGIERYELIQDGGENSRRLGSPGDSYSGKRRFEEGASRSSVFELQVADTTDGEKQPQLIIKGALDREQRDSYELTLRVRDGGDPPRSSQAILRVMITDVNDNSPRFEKSVYEADLPENSSPGSPILQLKATDADVGVNGQIEYVFGAATESVRRLLRLDESTGWLSVLHRIDREEVSQLRFTVMARDRGQPPKMDKATVVLNIKDENDNVPAIEIRKIGRIFLKDGTANVAEDVVVDTPIALVQVSDRDQGQNGVVTCTVVGDVPFQLKPASEMEGEQNKKKYFLHTSAPLDYEATQEYNVVIVAVDSGSPSLASNNSLLVKVGDTNDNPPIFSQNVVEVSFPENNGPGERVTTVTAVDADSGKNAEIAYSLDSAVNGIFSIDADTGDIRVNTILDREHTERYEFKVIAKDKGVNTLQGSATVVVLVSDKNDNEPKFMQDVFTFYVKENLEPNSPVGMVTVIDADKGHNAEMSLFIEEEEEVFSIENETGTIFSTLSFDREQKTTYTFRVKAVDGGDPPRSATATVSLFVMDENDNAPTVTFPKNSSYTLLPPSSNLRTLVRKVIATDTDTGINADLNYSIIGGNPFKLFEIDGGTGVILLMGKLEPRHYGLHRLVVQVNDSGQPSQSTTTFVHVYVNETLSNSTVVEAQVAKSMSTSLNTNIAGDPNSDLNKQRLSIAIGVISGIMTVILIILVVVMARYCRPKNKNGYEAGKKDHEDFFTPQQHDKSKKPKKDKKKQKSKQPLYSSIVTVEASKPNGQRYDGVSEKLSDSPGMGRYRSVNGGPGSPDLARHYKSSSPLPTVQLHPQSPTAGKKHQAVQDLPPANTFVGTGDNISLGSDHCSEYSSQTINKYNKQPFRRVTFSVVSQPQDPHQQGSLQSCYDSGLDESETPSSKSSSGPRLGALPLPEDSYERTTPDGSVGEKEH